TATCTTAGGatataaatagaaagaaaagtttaattaGTTAAGGAAGAAATTTGAGCTAGGTCTCAAATCAAACATTTGATCCATGAAACAGTAACCTAAGTAGTGGTTATTGTCACCTTTTGAATCCTTTATAAGCCAGAGTGGCAAGCCAGAGCCAACATTACTATTTTGCCTGGTATCTCCTCAGCTATTTTTCCTTTACGTAGCTGAGAAAACTATAAAGGTGAGCAGCTGATTTGAGATCAATTAAATCACATTACTGTGCAGAGCTGCACCAGTAGTAAGTACAATAACCATCGTtctaagatttttattttaattgctggAATTACATATGGATGGACCTTATATAGATAAgtatcagttttctttttattcttcagagCTGTTGGGGgagaaaccagaagaaaaccttcttcactttctttcttccactgcaTATACTGTTATTTGTATTGCCAGATGCCATGCATTCCAGTAAGACTGATTGTTAGATTAACAGTTACATAGAGTTTAAAAATGTGCTGTACTTAAATAGGATGCAGTTAAATGATAAAAAATTGATCATCAACTCACAACACCATTTATGTAATCCATCTcattaaaaagtattatttcagcactgctatttttaagaaagtaaCGTACTAAACCTTCTATTTGTTTAGGAATAGCAGTGATGTTGGTTCAATCAATTAGATTCATCTACCCTTAGAAGTCTTGTTAGCCATATAGTATtctttgaaacacagaaaaaccaATTTGTTGTAAGATGCATTTGCATTTCACAAATCTGTTTGCAATATACTATTTTGCACAGGTTTAAAATGAGCCTTACAGACATTCTAAGCCCTTCTGatattgctgctgctctgcggGACTGCCAAGGtgagaaaacaattaaaactcTAAAAATCTATTATTTTGTGTAACACATGGCATGTTTAATTCAGTCCCAAAGGAATACTGAACACGTGCATACTGTAAACAGATTCCTGTAATCTCTTTACTTAGCTGTCACAGCATATTTGTTCATGACTGGTTTATATTGTCAGTTTGTAACTTATCcccatgtgattttttttgatgTTTAGGCGGTATGGTGCAGTATGACAAAATTCATTCTTTGACAGGCTTTATCTATCGTTCATGTTTAGAAcaattaaaatgtaacaaagCAGCATCCTCAGACCATTTAGGAACAGTGAACGCAGTGGTCTGGggttaatttatttattaatttattttcagctccAGATTCCTTTAGTCCcaaaaaattctttcagatCAGTGGGATGTCTAAAAAGAGTAGCAGCCAGCTCAAGGAGATCTTCCGGATTCTCGACAATGATCAAAGTGGCTTTATTGAGGAAGATGAGCTCAAGTAAGGATTTTGTTAACTATGTAGAAGCTATCAAAAAAttagcacttttttctttccagaactgTTCTGTAAATGTGAGCACAAGTTATGCTGAATGTTGATACAACATTCAGCAGATTGTGAAAGGTATATTTAAGTAGATAAACcctacagagaaaaacaaattagtaAATACCTGCCTTTAATACTcagtatagaaaaaaataactcgCTGGGGCTGGATTTTGGTAGTGGGCTGAATCAATTGTATCAGGGCTGGACttacaaagcagaaatgtaTATGACTAAGATTTAGCTTGTCAAACAAAGCAGTGTTTGGAGGACTTGGCTATTGtggtaaataatttatttatagaTAGCTATCAGTTTGATTATACAGCCAGCATAAAAGCATAATATTCTGTGAAAATCATAAtcacagctgttttcttcctaggTATTTCCTTCAGAGATTTGAGTGTGGAGCCAGAGTGTTAACCACCTCAGAAACAAAGACCTTCTTGGCAGCTGCAGATCATGATGGGGATGGTAAAATTGGGGCCGAAGGTATTAACTTATTTATACATAGAATAAGGCTCCTCAGGATGTGTTGTAATGATGTGTGATTCTCTTTTATGTTGATGGTACATTAATGTACCTGCAGTGATATTAGTGAAACCCTTGCAGTAGCAACCTGTTTAAGGGCAGAAACAGTCCCTGATCTTACAGGTTCATCTCTGCAACTCTTTTTGCACAAGCAAGTCAAAAACCCCCACCTAGGCTGCCCTAAGGAACTTTCTCATTGCCACTGACTCACAAATTTCaagttgttttgaaagaaactgCCCCTTATTTCTCCTCCCACTTCCTCTGATATAAGGCAGCACTAGCATCACTTGTAATacacaaatgtaaaattaagGACAAAAGAACCAGCTCTACACAGGAGAATCAACAGCACATACATCGGCTCATTTACAGCACTTATGTCCCAACAGAAAGTCCACTAGTCAGTGAAATCATTCACAATATACAAGAGCTAGCAGCACATAGTTCAATATTTGTTTTGCATAATGAGAAGAAGAGAATGATCAAGTGTCACTACCCCGACACGAGATCCCACAACAGGCTCTGTGCATGGGGATGGATGCTGTTTATCTTCAGTGGCTGGTTAAGGATCAGATAGGAAGAAGCAGCTGGTTTAGGAAGCAGCATATTGCACTCACCCCATGGAAATGCCGGTGCGATTTAATAGCTGCTCAGTGCAGAAAACTCCTGCTCTCATAATTCCATATTTCTGTGTCCCATTTAGAACAGGAAGAACACATACAAAAGGCTTGCAGCCAATGGCAACTCACCCCATGAGAGAAGCAAGCTGCCTAGACGAGCATGAAAGGGGCTTAGGGAATAGCATGCAGGGAATGTGCTGGTGTGCAGATTCCCTAGCTCACTGTGCTAAGAAGACAGAActcatctgtttctttctttggaagGAATTAAATCCAGTTCCTTACGAAATGTGCCAGAATAAACACACATGATTTAAGAAGCAATCTATATACCAATACAGTCATTCAAGGACTCAGATACTCTAA
This sequence is a window from Buteo buteo chromosome 27, bButBut1.hap1.1, whole genome shotgun sequence. Protein-coding genes within it:
- the LOC142045177 gene encoding parvalbumin, thymic CPV3 → MSLTDILSPSDIAAALRDCQAPDSFSPKKFFQISGMSKKSSSQLKEIFRILDNDQSGFIEEDELKYFLQRFECGARVLTTSETKTFLAAADHDGDGKIGAEEFQEMVQS